ACCGGGTTGCGCATGGGGCGCGAGTCTAGGGCGTGGCCCGCGTCAGAGCACGGTCAGCGTCACCGTGGTGCCGCGGCGCACCTGCTCGCCGCTGCCCGGGCTGACGCCGGTGACGTAGCCGATCCGGGGTCCGTCGCTGCCGATGAGGCCCTGCTCGTCGACGACGAGGCCGAGGCCCTCGAGCTGCCCGCGGACGTCCTCGATGCGGCCGCCGACGAGCCCGTCGGGGATGGTGACGAGCTCGGGTCCCTTCGACACGACGAGCGTCACGGTGTCGCCCAGGTTGAGGGTGCCGCTCGTCGGGTCCTGGCTGATCACCGTGCCCGCGGGCACGGTGTCGGAGAACTCCTCCGTCACGCTGACCTGCAGCTCGTCGCCCTGGATCTCCGGGTCGCCGGTGGTGAGCGCGGCCTCGGCCTCCTCGCGGGAGCGGCCCGTGAAGTCCTCGACCGGGATGGGGCGGCGTCCGAGGCTGAGCACCACCGTCACGGTCTCGTCCGGCCGCACCACGGTGCCCTGGGCGGGATCGGTCGCGATCACCGCGCCCTCGGGCACCTCCTCGTCGTACTGGGGCTCGGCCTCGGCGTACGCGAGGTTCGTGCTCTCCAGCGCCTCGCGGGCCTCGTCGGCGGTGCGACCGCGGAGCGAGGGCACGGCGTACCGCTCCGGTCCGCGGGAGACGGTGAGCGTGATCGTGCCGCCGCGGACGATCTCCTCGCCGCCCTCGGGGTCGGTCGCCATGACGAGGCCGGCGGCGACCGTCTCGGAGTACCCGGCCGGGCCCACCTCGACGTCGAAGCCGTCGGCCTCCGCCCGCTCGGTCGCCTCGGCCTGGGTGAGGTCGAGCAGGCGGGGTGCGGGCACGTAGCGCCACGACAGGAAGTAGAAGGCCAGGCCGCCGACGAGGGCGAGCACGATGACCACGGACCCCAGCAGCCGGGCACGGCGACGCGAGGCGCGGCGCGCGGCGAGGGCGGCGTCCGCGTCGTCCGCGGCGTCGTCCTCGTCACCGGCGTCGTCCCCCTCCGGTCCCAGGAAGAGGCGGCTGGTCAGGTCGCTCGGCGGGGTCGCCGGCGGGGTCGCCGGCGGGGGGAGCGCACCCGGTGGGCGGCGGCGCACCGCGGTGGCACCGTCGTCGGGCACGGGGGAGGAGGCCTGGGCGAGCGCGGGGTACAGCTCGGCCTCGGCGAAGCCGTCGCCGCGCAGCGACGCCAGGTCGGCGGCGTCGAAGGGCTCCGGCGACGTGTCGGTGTCGTCGGGCGTGGTGGGCCGGGGGAGCAGGTCGGCGACGAGGTCGTCGTCGCGGGTGACGCCCTCGTTGAGCGCCTGCTGCACCCGGCGGACGTGGTGGAGCAGCACACCGGCGTCCGCGGGCCGCTGCGAGCGGTCGCGGGCGGTGGCCCGCGCGACGAGGGCGTCGACGTACCGCGGCAGCCCGGGCACCAGCCGGGACGGCGGGGGGACGTCGGCGTGCACGTGCTTGTAGGCGATCTGGATCGGCGTCTCGCCCTGGTGCGGCTTCTGCCCGGTCAACAGCTCGTGCAGCACCACGCCCAGGGCGTAGACGTCGGCACGGGCGTCCGCCGTGCCGTCCACGACCAGCTCGGGCGCCAGGTAGGACACCGTGCCGATGAGGACGCCGCCGGTGGTCGTGTGGTGGGAGTCCGCGTCGACCGCCCGGGCGAGGCCGAAGTCGGCGACCTTGACGCGTCCGTCGTCGGCGATGAGCACGTTCTCGGGCTTGACGTCGCGGTGCACGATCCCGGCACGGTGCGCGGCGGTGACGGCCGCGACGACGGGCTCCAGCAGCGCGAGCGCCCGGGCGGGGCTGAGCGGCGCGCGGTCGCGGATGACGTCGCGCAGCGTGCTGCCGGGCACGTACTCCATGACGAGGAACGTCAGGCCGGCGTCGCTGCCCTGGTCGTGGACCGCCACCACGTTGGGGTGGGACAGGCGTGCCGCGGCGCGCGCCTCCCGCACGAAGCGCTGCGCGAAGCTCTCGTTGCCCGTGACGGGGTCGCCGAGCGAGGGGTGCATGACCTTGACGGCGACCGTGCGGTCGAGCCGGAGGTCGGTCGCGACGTACACGCTCGCCATGCCGCCCCGGGCCACCAGCTCGGCGATGCGGTACCGACCGTCGAGCACGCGCCCCGCGAGGTCCGGACCGACCCCTGCGGGGCCGCCGGGACCCCGGGAGGCGGGTGGCTCGTCGGGCAGCACGATGGTCCTCGTCGTCGTCGTGGCCGACGCCGCGTCCGGCGGGGCACTGCAGGTCAGGATACGGAACGCCCCGCCCCCGACCGGTGCCGCCGCGGCCGACCGGCGTGTTCGTCGTGGCCGGGCGACCTGAGACGATGGGCCGCATGAGCGAGACGACGGGAGCGCCCGACCTCGGGGCGCTGGTGGGTGACTGGATCGACTGGGCCGAGACCGCGCGCCGGCTGGGCGTGAGCGTGTCCCGCGTGCGCACGCTCATCCGCGAGAACCAGCTGCCGGCGGCCGTGCCGTCACCCGGGGCCGGGCAGCAGGTGCCGGCGCTGTTCGTCCAGGACGGGGAGCTCCTCAAGGGGCTCGCCGGCCTGACGGTGATGATGACCGACCACGGGTTCGACCACCGCGAGATCATCGAGTGGCTCTACACCGACGCCGAGCTGCCGGGTCGTCCCGTCGACGCGCTCGTGGAGAACCGCGGCGCCGAGGTCAAGCGGCGCGCCCAGGCCCTGAACTGACGCTCACGACGTACGGCGCGTGGCCGCCACCGCGAGCGCCTCGAGCGCCGCGGTGGCGGCGGCCGGGAAGCGGGCGGCGGCGAGGGCCTCGAGCGCGGTGGTCGTCAGCCCCGCGATGAGGTCCTCGACGGCCGCCTCGGCACCGCTGGTGCGGAACAGCCCCCGCAGGCGGTCCACCTCGGCGGCGTCGAGCGGCGTGCCGAGCGCGGCATCGAGGGCGGCCGCCTCGTCGGGCGGCAGGGCGTCGAGGGCCAGCGCGACGAGCACGGTCCGCTTGCCCTCCACGAGGTCGTCGCCGGCGGGCTTGCCCGTGGTCGCGGGCTCGCCGAAGACCCCGAGCTGGTCGTCGCGCAGCTGGAAGGCCTCGCCGAGCGGCAGGCCGAAGTCGGTCAGCGCCTGCAGCTGGGCGGCGTCGCCGCCGGCCAGGGCAGCGCCGACGTGGAGCGGTCGCTCGACGGAGTACTTCGCCGACTTGTAGCGCAGCACCCGCATCGCCTCCGCGACGTCGGCCCGGCCGCGCGCCTGCACCGACACGTCGAGGAACTGGCCGCTCACGACCTCGCTGCGGCAGAGGTCGAACACCTCGAGGGCGGGCGCCACGGACGCCAACGGCAGCCCGCACCGCCGCAGGAGCTCGTCGGCCCAGCTGAGCAGCAGGTCGCCGAGCAGGATGGCGGCGGCCGCGCCGTACTGCTCCGCCCCTCCGGTCCACCCTGCCTCCCGGTGCCGCACCTCGAACGCGCGGTGGGTCGCGGGCCGGCCGCGGCGGGTGTCGGAGGCGTCCATGAGGTCGTCGTGCACGAGCGCGCTCGCCTGCAGCACCTCGAGCGCCGCAGCGGCCCGCACGACCGCGCGGACCTCCTCCGGCGTGGGGTCGGGGCGCACCGCCAGGTAGCCCCAGAAGCAGAACCGCCCGCGCAGCCGCTTGCCACCGCTGACGGTGACCCTGGCCTCCGCGAGCAGCGCGGCCGCGTCGGGGCCCAGGGGGGCGAGGCGCTCGGCCTGCTCGTCGAGGAACTCCTCGAGCGCGTCGGCGATCGCCCCCGCGAGGTCGAACCGGGCGACGTCGAGGGTCTCGGGAAGCACGCCTCGACCCTAGGTCATGGGCGGCGAGGCCTACCGGCTGGTGGACGCCTCCGGTCCCGACGTGCGGCGCGACCTAGGATCGGTGATCGTGAGCGACGACCTGCCCGGCGACCGGACGCCCGGCGCCAGCCAGCCCAGCGAGCCCGGTCGGCCCAGCATCGGTGAGCTGCTGCGCCGCGGCGACCGCTCCTTCTCCTTCGAGTTCTTCCCGCCCAAGGACGCCGCCGGCGAGGAGCAGCTGTGGACGGCGCTGCACGAGCTGCAGCCCTACCAGCCGACGTTCGTCTCGGTCACGTACGGCGCGGGTGGCTCCACCCGCGACCGCACGATCGGCATGACGGGTCGGATCGCCCGCGAGACGACGCTGCGCGCCATGGGCCACCTCACGTGCGTCGGCCACACGCGGGAGGAGCTGGTCGAGGTGCTCCGGGCGTACGCCGCGGCCGGTGTCCACGACGTGCTGGCGCTGCGGGGCGACCCGGCGGAGGGCCCCTCGGCGCCCTGGACGCCCACGGAGGGCGGGCTGCACCACGCGGTGGAGCTCGTCGAGCTCGCCCGGTCGCTGGACGGCCGGCTCGGCACGCCGGGGCGGTTCGGCATCGGCGTGGCCGCGTTCCCCGAGCGGCACCCGGGCTCGGAGAGCGTGGAGCACGACGCCCGCGTGCTGGCCGCGAAGGCTGCCGCGGGTGCGGACTTCGCCGTCAGCCAGCTGTTCTTCCGGCCGGACGACTACTTCGCGCTCGTCGAGCGCACGCGGGCCGCGGGCGCCGACATCCCGATCCTCCCGGGCATCATGCCGATCACCAACCTGGCGTCGGTGCGGCGGATGGCGGAGCTGTCGGGCTGCGAGGTGCCGGCCGAGGTGATGGCCCGCTTCGACGGCGTCACGGAGCCCGCCGAGGTGCGCCGCATCGGCGTCGAGCTGGCCACCGAGCTGTGCGACGCGCTGCTCGCGGGCGGCGCGCCGGGGCTGCACTTCTACACGCTGAACCGCTCGCGGGCGACGCGCGACATCTTCGCGGCGCTGCGCATCGCGGCCTGACGGGGCGCGCTCGACGGGCTCGTCGCGGGTCCTATCCGCGGGAGCGCTCGGCCGGGCCGACGGCCTGGGCGACGAGGGCGGCCGACAGCCCGACGAACGGGAGACCGGCGCCCGGAGCGGCGTGCGCCCCCGCGGCGTACACCCCCGGGACGGGCGTGGTCGGACCGATGCGCGCGGTCACGGTGCCGCGACCCTGCCACTGCACGCCCCACGGCGTGCCGCCCCACGTCTCCACCTGCTCGCGCGGAGTGCGGTCGACGCGGCGGACGATCCGGCGGCGCAGGTCCAGGTCGCCGCCCAGGCGCGCCAGGGCCTCGACCACGTCCTCGTGGAGCCGGCCACGGCCGCGCACGGTCCAGGCGCGGGCGCCGTCGGGGGCGGTGCCGCCGGTCGTGATCGAGAAGGCCACGTCCTTGCCGTGCACCACGGTCTCCTCGGGGAGGTCCGGGAGACCGTCGGCCTCGAGCCCCAGGTGGGCGACCGGTGCCGGCAGTGCGGGCAGGGTGCGGGCGACGTGGGGAGCGAGGGTCGGGAGGCGGCGCGGGTCGATCGCGCAGACGACCATGTCGGCGTCGATCGTCCCGGCGGCGGTGCGCACGCCGGCGACGCGACCGGCGCGCACCTCCAGGTCGAGGACGCGGGTGTCGCGGACGACGTCGACCCGTCGGGTGGCGAGCCGCCGCTCGAGGGCGTCGGCGAGGGCCGCCATCCCGCCGTCGGCGGGCGCGACGGTCCAGACCCCGAAGCGCTGCTCGAGGTAGGCCGTCACCCCCACCCACGCCGGCACCTGGCGGGGGTCGTGACCCTCGGCCACGGCGGCCCAGGTCGCCACCTGCCGCAGCCGGCGGTCGCGGAACGAGCGGCGGGTCCGGCGGGCGAGCGACTCGCGGGGGAACAGCACGGCGCGGGTGGCGCGATCGGCGAGGGCGGGCAGCCAGGGGCGCTCGAGGTGCTCGCGCCGGAGCACCTCCCAGGTCTCCGCGTACGCCGCGACGTGGGCCAGCCAGTGGGCGCCGAGCCCGGGGGACAGGTCGTCGACCGCGGCCTGCTGGGCCTCGCGCGAGCTGCCGGGGAGCCGCAGCGACGAGCCGTCGGCGAAGCGGTGCTCCCGCACCAGGTCACGGTGCTCCAGCGTCAGCTCCCGCTCCAGGGGCCGCCCGGTCTTGCGGAACAGGTCGCGCACGACCGCCGGCAGCAGGGTGCTGCTCGGGCCGGCGTCCCAGGCGAAGTCGTCCCGCCTGACGCGCTCGAGAGCGCCGCCGAGCCGTGCGCCGGCCTCGACGAGGGTGACCGCGTGGCCCTGCTTGGCGAGCCGCGCGGCGCTCGCCAGCCCCCCGTAGCCACCGCCGACGACCACGACCTCCGCCATCAGCGGGCTCCGGCGGGTGGAGCGGACGAGGCGGGGCTGGGCACGCGCGTCATCGTAGAGGGGCCGATCCGGGGTGTGGCGGGGCCCACCGTCGCCGACCCCGGGAGTGGGTCGACTTCTCGGTAGCATCGACGTTTACGTCGGGTAACGAAATGGAAAGCACCAGGGGCGCCGCAGGGGCGGTGTGCGCGGAGGACGGGGAGAACGGTGACGAGCATGGCGATCGATGGGGGAGCGTCGGCGACCGAGGAGCGGGCCACCACGGCCGCGCCGGTGCCGCCGATGGTGGGTCTCGCGCTGCGGGCCGCACTGGCGCAGATGCTCGTCATGACGGTCGCGACCGTGGTCACCTACTTCCTCCAGGACACGCTGCGCGACGCCTCCATCACGGCCCACGCCGCCGCGACGGGCCAGACGATCGCCGCGGTGCGGGAGTCCTCGTTCGCGCCGTTCGGGTTCTTCCGCGTGGCGCTGACGATGCTCGCGACCTACGTCCCCCTCGCCCTGGTGCTCGTCGCGATGGTGCGCGTCGGCGCCCGGTGGGCGCTCTACACCCTCACGGCGCTCGTGGGCATGAGCGCCGTCGTGCAGCTGGTGCTGGGCACCACGCCGGGCACGCCGGTGCTGCTCATGCTCCTCGCGGCGGTCTCCGTGGCCCTCCACGGGCTCACCCTCCTGCTCCTGTGGCACCCGGCCAACCGGCGCTACTTCCAGAACGCCCACAGCGGTCACTGGGCGCGCGTCATCGACGAGGACTGACCGCCGGCGCGCTCGACGCGCCAGGACTGTCAGTGGGTCTCCCTAGTGTCCGTGGGGACAGCACGTCCCCCACCGAGGAGACCTCGATGACGCAGCACGGCGACCCGCGACGCAGCGCGGTTCCCGGCGCCCGCCCCGACGGGCTGGTCCTGCCGGCGGCCACCCACGCCTACCTGACGCGGTCGGCGACCTCGCTCCGCGAGGCGTTGCTCGCGCCCGACGCGACGACGCGCTACGCGTGTGCCCACGTCGCCGCCCTGCGTGCCGCCGCAGCGCTGCTGGCGGCGCGGACGGTCCCCGCGCCCGGCGCCCGCCGGCGGTCGCGCAACGCGTGGGTCCTGCTGCGCGAGGCGGTGCCGGAGCTGTCCGACTGGGCGGCCTTCTTCGCGTCGGGCGCCGGCACCTACGCGGCTGCGCAGGCCGGTTCCACGCGCGCGACGACGCAGGACGAGGCCGACGAGCTGGTCGGCGAGGCCGACCGGTTCCTCGCGGTCGTCGAGGCCGAGCTCGGTCTGATCCCGCACTCGTGGTCGGAGATCGTCGAGGGCGTCTCCACCCCCGAGGGCGGCACGGGCGTCGCCTGACCTTCCCCGGATCGTCGCGAGGCCGTCGCCGAAACGTGTCGTTCCACGGCCGACCGGCCGACGCTCGCACGGCCTAGGGTGCCGGGTGGACTCCGGGGTCCGCCCGGGGTCGCCTCAACGGAGCCGTCACGGCTCCCCGACCATTCGGAGCTCTGGATCCATGCAGCACGTTCTCGGGAAGCGTCGTCGTCCGACGACGCTCGTGCTCTCCCTTTCCCTCGCCCTCGGGCTCGGCGCGACACAGGCGGCGCCGTCGGCGACCGCCGACACGCCGCCGACGTCCGCGGGCGCCACCGCCGTCAGCGGCTCGACCTCTGTCAGTGGCTCGACCGCCGTCAGCGGCTCGACGAGCGCCGGCGCACCCGCCGGCTACTACGACGACGCCGCCGGGCTCAGCGGTCCGGCCCTCGAGTCGGCCCTGCACGACATCATCTCGACCGACGTCGACGCGCTCTCCTACGCGCAGGTCTGGAACGCGCTCAAGGTCACGGACGAGGACCCGTCCGACTCCTCGCGCGTGCTCACGCTCTACAGCGGGCTGTCGCTGCCGAAGAGCGACAACGGCGGCGGCGTCGACCAGTGGAACCGGGAGCACGTCTGGGCGAAGTCCCACGGCGACTTCGGCACGGCGACCGGCCCCGGCACCGACCTGCACCACCTGCGCCCGGAGGACGTCACGGTCAACTCCGACCGCGGCAACCTCGACTTCGACGAGGGCGGCACGGAGAACGACGAGGCGCCGGGCAACTACGCCGACGGCGACTCGTGGGAGCCGCGCGACGAGGTCAAGGGCGACGTGGCGCGCATGATCTTCTACATGTCGGTGCGCTACGAGGGTGGCGACGGCTTCGCCGACCTCGAGGTGAACGACCGGGTCGGCAACGGTTCGGCGCCGAACATGGGTCGGGTCTCGGTGCTGCTGCAGTGGAACGCCGAGGACCCGCCGGACGCGTTCGAGGAGAGGCGCAACGACCTCATCCAGTCCCAGTTCCAGGGCAACCGCAACCCGTTCATCGACAACCCGGCCTGGGCCGACGAGATCTGGGGCTGACCGCCCGTCGCCGCCCGTCGCCGCCCGTCGTCCCCAGCCGCGGCCGGCGCGGTGGCGCGCGGACCGGGGCGTGACGTAACCTCGACCTCGATCGAACACGCGTTCGATCGGGGTCGAGGTGCGCGGAGGGGAGGTCGGTCCGGTGGCTGGTGGGTCACTAGGGTGGGCCGCATGTCGCCAGAGCCGCTCGGTGCAGCGCGTCCAGCAGAGCGTCCGGGGGAGCGTCGCGAGGCCGCTCGGGGTGCGGTGGTGCGCGACGCCATCGATCCGCTGCTCGTCGATCCCCAGATGTCGGTCGTGGACGTCGGTGGCGGCACCGGCGGTCACGCGGTCCGCCTCGCCGGGCTCGGTCACCGGGTCGTGGTGGTCGACCCGAGTCCCGACGCCCTCGCCTCGCTTCACCGCCGGGCCACCGAGGCCGGCGTGGGGGACCGGATCGAGGGTGTCCAGGGCGACCTCGGCGACCTGGGCGACGTCGTCCCCGCCGGCTCCGTCGACCTCCTCCTCTGCCACGGGGTCCTCGAGATCGTCGGCGACGCCGCGGAGGCGCTCGGTGCCCTGGCCGGGGTGCTCCGCCCGGGTGGGCACCTCAGCCTCGTCGTGGCGCAGCGGTACGCCGCGGTGCTCGCCCGCGCGATGGCCGGCCAGTTCGTCGCGGCGCGGGAGCTGCTCGACGACGCGACCGCGGGACCGGCGGGTCGCACGGGACGACGGTTCGCCCGCGCGGAGCTCGAGCAGCTGCTCGACGACGCCGGGTTGCGGACGGTCTCGGTCCACGGCGTGCGGGTGTTCGCCGACCTCGTGCCCGGCGCGCTGCTCGACGCCGAGCCGGGATCCTCGCAGGCGCTCGTGGAGCTCGAGCGCGCGGCGGCCCAGCGACCCGAGCTGCAGCCCCTGGCGAGCCAGCTGCACGTGGTCGCCCGGCGCTGAGGCCCCCTCGCCGGGGGTGACCCGGTGAGCGACGGCAGCGAGGACTGCCCCGTGCTGCACGTCGACATGGATGCGTTCTACGCGTCCGTGGTGCTGCGCGGACGACCGGAGCTCGCGGGACTGCCCGTGGTCGTCGCCGGCGGGGGCGAACGCGGCGTCATCCTGTGCGCCACCTACCCCGCCCGTCGACGGGGGATCGCCTCGGGGACGCCGACGGCGCAGGCCCGACGGCGCTGCCCCGAGCTCGTGGTGGTGCCCCCCGACTTCGCGGCCTTCGCCGACGCGTCGGCCGCGGTGTTCGAGGCGTTCGCGACCGTCACCCCGCAGGTGGAGCCGCTCTCGCAGGAGGAGGCCTTCCTCCACGTGGGCGGTGCCCGGCGCACGGGAACGCCTCGGGCCCTCGGCGAGACGGTGCGTGCACGGGTCGTCGAGCGGGTCGGCATCACGTGCTCCGTGGGCGTGGCCGCGACCCGCAGCGTCGCCAAGCTCGCCTCCCGGCGCGCCAAGCCGGACGGTCTCGTCGTCGTGCCGCCCGCCGAGGTGCGTGCCTTCCTCGACCCGCTCGACGTGGGGGAGCTGTGGGGGGTCGGCCCCTCCACGCGTGCCCGTCTGGAACGCATGGGCGTCACCACGGTCGCCGACGCCCGGCGGCTCCCGCTCGAGCTGCTGCAGGCCACGCTCGGCCGGGCCGGGGGCGCCCAGGTCCACGCCCTGCTGCGGGGGGCGGAGGGAGGGCGGCTCCACGCGGCCTTCCGGCCGCAGGAGCGGCAGCGCTCCATCGGCTCCGACCGCACGCTGGCCCGGGACGTGGGTGACCTCGACGAGCTCCACGGCGTCCTCCTCGGCCTGACGCTCGGCGTGACGGCCCGAGCCCGGCGGGCCGGCCTGGTGGCCGCCGTGGTCACGGTCCGGGTGCGCTACCCCGACTTCACGACCGTGTCCCGGGCGCGCACCCTGCCGGAGCCGACGGCGACGACGCGGGACGTCCACGCCGTCGCCGTGCGGCTCCTCGACGACCTGCGGGACCCGAGCCGCGCCGTACGGCTCGTCGGGGTGCGCCTCTCCGGCCTGCGGGACTCCGCGGGACACGCCGAGCAGTTGGCGCTCGACGACCCGGAGCGGGGGTGGCGCCACACCGACGAGGCGGCCGACCGGGTGCGCCAGCGGTTCGGGAGCGGCGCCCTCGCGCGCGCCACCCTGCTCGAGACCCACCCCGCCGAGACCCCTCCGGTCGCGGTCCCGGAGGGGCCGCAGCCCGACCCGGCGTCGTGGTGGTCGTGGTGATCGGGGGCGGCGGCCGGGGAATTTCCACGTGCGTCTACCGTCGTCACCAGCGCCTGCCTAGAATCTGGGGTAGGTGTCACCGGTCGTCGTCGAGGGCTCTCGGCAGGGCCGGTGCAGCAGAAGGACGTCCGGCGTCGTGGTCGACAGCCATGGGAGGAAACGTGCCGCTCTCCGAGGAAGAGCTGCGGATGCTCGAGCAGATGGAGCGCGCCCTCCTGGCCGAGGATCCGAAGTTCGCGTCGACCCTGCGGGGCTCGCGCATGGCCGGCAGCGTCCGCCGCCGGATCATCCTGTCGTCGACCGGGTTCGTCGCCGGCATCGCGCTCCTGATGACGGGCGTCGTCGCCCGCCAGGAGATCGTCGGCATCGTCGGCTTCCTCGTCATGCTGGGGGCGGCCGTCTTCGGTCTCACGGCGCTGCGCGCGCGGCACGCCGTGCCCGACACCCCGGAGCAGGCGCTGCAGGGCAGCCAGGGCCTCACCGTCATCGACGGCGGCCGTCGCCCGCGCCGCCAGCGCTCCCCGCGCGGCTCCGGCTCCTTCATGGAGCGCATGGAGCAGCGCTGGCGCCGCCGGCGCGAGGGCGGCTACTGAGCCTTCTCGGCCGCGTCGCCTGATCTCGACCCCCGAACGCCCCCGGTCCTGAGACCGGGGGCGTTCCGCGTGTGGCCCCCACCCGCCTCACCCACCTCACCGGGTCGTGGTGGGAGACCTGCGAAAACCGCAGGCCTGGCACCACGACCGGGGGGGTCAGCGCCGCGCCAGCTCCTCCTCGTCGGAGCCGCCGGCCACCTCGGGTGCCGTCGTCGCGGACGTGTCGGGGGCGGGCCGGGTGTCGCCGGTGCGTCGCCGGTCCCGTGCGCCGTCGACGACGGACGCCGGCAGCCAGCGGGCGCGGCGCGCACCTCCGCGATCGGCGGTCCGTGCCTCCGCGAACGTCCGGGCGTCGTTCCACGCCTCGTCGCCCTCGGTGTCTGCGCCCGCACCGCCCGAGGGCGGGGCGTAGCGCGTCAGCTCGAGGCGGGTCACGAGCCGCTCCAGGGGCGCGAGCGCGGTGCCGTCGATCCCGGTCGGCACCGCTCCCGTCTCCGCCCGGCGCGCGACCTCGGCCTCCCAGTCCTCGACGAGGGTCCGGGCGGTGTCGGCGGGGGAGCGGTCCTCCGGCCACGGCACGCGGTGGTCGATCAGGGTCGCGCGGAGCTCGTCCCAGGCGCCCTCGACGCCACGGTCCCGTCGGCGCAGCCGCTGCCGGTCGCGGATCCGGCGCGGGGCCAGGAGGAGGACGAGCAGGGCGACCACGCCCAGGGCGCCGCCCGCCGCGGCGAGGACGACCGCGGGCTCGACCCCGGGGGAACCGTCCCGCGCGCCGTCGGCGCCGCTCCCGCCGTCGGCCGGCGCGCTGCTGCTCGGGGGCGCACTGGTCGGGCCGGTGGTGGGCGTGTCGGTCGTCGGGCGGGAGGTGGGGGTCGGCTGGTCCGTCCCGGAGGTGGCTCCGGGGCCGCTGGGATCCGGCGCGGAGTAGTCCGGCGTCGCGCTGGCCCGCTGACCGGGGGTCGGCTCGTAGCGCACCCAGCCCACGCCCGGGAAGTAGAGCTCGGGCCAGGCGTGCAGGTCGTGGGCGCTGAGCTCCCAGCGCCCCGGGGAGATGAACTCCGGCGTGAGGAAGCCGACGGCGACGCGGGCCGGGATCCCCAGCTCGCGGGCCATCACGGCCATGGCCGAGGCGAAGTGCTGGCAGTAGCCGGTGCGGGTGTCGAACAGGAACTCGGTGAGCGAGTCGTCGGACGTGGACGACGCCTGGAGGTCGTAGCGGAACTCGTCGCGGTCGCGGAAGAACGCCTGGAGCTCGGCGGCCTGGTCGGCCGGTGTGGTCGCGCCGGCGACGATCGTGCGGGCCAGCTCGGCGATGCGGGGGTCGACGTCCGGCACGTCGAGGAAGCGGTCGACGTCCGCCGGGTAGTCCTGTCCGGCGGCGTCGAGGTCCTCGCGGGTGAACGAGGGCAGGACCTCGGTGGTCTCCCAGCTCTGGCCCGCCGTGGTGCGGCCGTCGTCGCGCGTGAAGTCGTCGCCGGCCGGGCGGTAGCGCCAGCCGGAGTCGGCGTAGATGTCCGTCAGGTTGCTCGGCGTGGGCAGCCAGGACGAGCTGAAGGCGTCGGTGGCGCGGATGTTCCACGTCACCCGCGGGTCGCCGTTCCTGGCCCCCTCGGGGAGCTGCAGGCGGGCCTCGTCGAGAGCGCGATCGTCACCGCCCCCCGGGCGCCACTGCTGCTCGTCGGCGTCGAAGTCGTTGAGGCCGCCGATGCGGAGGTACGTCGGGGCGGCCGCCCCGGGGTCGTCGGTGGTGATCTCGAGGAGCTCCACGTCGTCGCCGCGGGTGAGGTCGCCCTGGAGGTCGGCCGTGGGCTCGCGCAGGACCACGGCGGAGCCCGCGCCGCCCCCGAACCCCGCGCGGTCGAGGAGGCCCAGGTCGAGCACCGGGACGGCGAGCGGCGCGGCGAGGGCCAGGGCGACGGCGGTCACCGCGACGGCGGTCCCGGCCACGGGAGGCCCGGACACCGTCGCCGCGGTCCCGTGCGGGCCTCCCGCCCGGCGCGCGACGACGCGGCGGCCCCACCGACCCAGGTCGTCGGCCTCGTGGAGGGCGAGCACGGCGACGTACAGCAGCGCCGCGGCGGCGAAGATCCACCAGGGCGCCCCGGTGCGCAGGATCGTGACCGGCAGGCTGAAGGCGGCCAGCAGGGGGAGGCCGAGCGCCGGGCCCACCCGGAAGGTCGCGGCCACGGTGTCGGCGATCCACAGGAAGAGCACGGCGCCCACGACGAGGAGCGCGCGGATGCCGC
This Nocardioides alkalitolerans DNA region includes the following protein-coding sequences:
- a CDS encoding Rv2175c family DNA-binding protein gives rise to the protein MSETTGAPDLGALVGDWIDWAETARRLGVSVSRVRTLIRENQLPAAVPSPGAGQQVPALFVQDGELLKGLAGLTVMMTDHGFDHREIIEWLYTDAELPGRPVDALVENRGAEVKRRAQALN
- a CDS encoding FAD-dependent oxidoreductase — translated: MAEVVVVGGGYGGLASAARLAKQGHAVTLVEAGARLGGALERVRRDDFAWDAGPSSTLLPAVVRDLFRKTGRPLERELTLEHRDLVREHRFADGSSLRLPGSSREAQQAAVDDLSPGLGAHWLAHVAAYAETWEVLRREHLERPWLPALADRATRAVLFPRESLARRTRRSFRDRRLRQVATWAAVAEGHDPRQVPAWVGVTAYLEQRFGVWTVAPADGGMAALADALERRLATRRVDVVRDTRVLDLEVRAGRVAGVRTAAGTIDADMVVCAIDPRRLPTLAPHVARTLPALPAPVAHLGLEADGLPDLPEETVVHGKDVAFSITTGGTAPDGARAWTVRGRGRLHEDVVEALARLGGDLDLRRRIVRRVDRTPREQVETWGGTPWGVQWQGRGTVTARIGPTTPVPGVYAAGAHAAPGAGLPFVGLSAALVAQAVGPAERSRG
- the pknB gene encoding Stk1 family PASTA domain-containing Ser/Thr kinase, which produces MLPDEPPASRGPGGPAGVGPDLAGRVLDGRYRIAELVARGGMASVYVATDLRLDRTVAVKVMHPSLGDPVTGNESFAQRFVREARAAARLSHPNVVAVHDQGSDAGLTFLVMEYVPGSTLRDVIRDRAPLSPARALALLEPVVAAVTAAHRAGIVHRDVKPENVLIADDGRVKVADFGLARAVDADSHHTTTGGVLIGTVSYLAPELVVDGTADARADVYALGVVLHELLTGQKPHQGETPIQIAYKHVHADVPPPSRLVPGLPRYVDALVARATARDRSQRPADAGVLLHHVRRVQQALNEGVTRDDDLVADLLPRPTTPDDTDTSPEPFDAADLASLRGDGFAEAELYPALAQASSPVPDDGATAVRRRPPGALPPPATPPATPPSDLTSRLFLGPEGDDAGDEDDAADDADAALAARRASRRRARLLGSVVIVLALVGGLAFYFLSWRYVPAPRLLDLTQAEATERAEADGFDVEVGPAGYSETVAAGLVMATDPEGGEEIVRGGTITLTVSRGPERYAVPSLRGRTADEAREALESTNLAYAEAEPQYDEEVPEGAVIATDPAQGTVVRPDETVTVVLSLGRRPIPVEDFTGRSREEAEAALTTGDPEIQGDELQVSVTEEFSDTVPAGTVISQDPTSGTLNLGDTVTLVVSKGPELVTIPDGLVGGRIEDVRGQLEGLGLVVDEQGLIGSDGPRIGYVTGVSPGSGEQVRRGTTVTLTVL
- a CDS encoding polyprenyl synthetase family protein; the encoded protein is MLPETLDVARFDLAGAIADALEEFLDEQAERLAPLGPDAAALLAEARVTVSGGKRLRGRFCFWGYLAVRPDPTPEEVRAVVRAAAALEVLQASALVHDDLMDASDTRRGRPATHRAFEVRHREAGWTGGAEQYGAAAAILLGDLLLSWADELLRRCGLPLASVAPALEVFDLCRSEVVSGQFLDVSVQARGRADVAEAMRVLRYKSAKYSVERPLHVGAALAGGDAAQLQALTDFGLPLGEAFQLRDDQLGVFGEPATTGKPAGDDLVEGKRTVLVALALDALPPDEAAALDAALGTPLDAAEVDRLRGLFRTSGAEAAVEDLIAGLTTTALEALAAARFPAAATAALEALAVAATRRTS
- the metF gene encoding methylenetetrahydrofolate reductase [NAD(P)H], with product MSDDLPGDRTPGASQPSEPGRPSIGELLRRGDRSFSFEFFPPKDAAGEEQLWTALHELQPYQPTFVSVTYGAGGSTRDRTIGMTGRIARETTLRAMGHLTCVGHTREELVEVLRAYAAAGVHDVLALRGDPAEGPSAPWTPTEGGLHHAVELVELARSLDGRLGTPGRFGIGVAAFPERHPGSESVEHDARVLAAKAAAGADFAVSQLFFRPDDYFALVERTRAAGADIPILPGIMPITNLASVRRMAELSGCEVPAEVMARFDGVTEPAEVRRIGVELATELCDALLAGGAPGLHFYTLNRSRATRDIFAALRIAA